A stretch of the Enterobacter mori genome encodes the following:
- a CDS encoding amino acid ABC transporter permease, with protein sequence MTTFTDWDIIRNLLLAGRWTVLLSLVAFVGGAAVTLPLLLLRLTGGRTVKRIIRGYIELFQGTPLLMQLFLAFFGVALFGIDVSPWTAASLALTFYTSAFLLDIWYGSIRALPKGQWEASRCLGLTFGQTLFRVVAPQALRIGIAPTVGFAVQVIKGTALASIIGFIELTKAGTMLTNVTYQPFKVFALVALGYFILCYPLSRYSRYLETKFNASHHH encoded by the coding sequence ATGACCACCTTTACCGACTGGGACATTATTCGCAACCTGCTGCTGGCCGGACGCTGGACGGTGCTGCTCTCGCTGGTGGCGTTTGTCGGCGGGGCGGCGGTGACGCTGCCGCTCCTGCTGCTGCGCCTGACGGGCGGGCGCACGGTGAAGCGTATCATCCGCGGCTACATTGAGCTGTTTCAGGGCACGCCGCTGCTGATGCAGCTGTTCCTGGCCTTCTTTGGCGTAGCGCTGTTCGGCATCGACGTCTCGCCGTGGACCGCCGCCTCGCTGGCGCTGACGTTTTACACCAGCGCGTTTCTGCTCGATATCTGGTACGGCAGCATTCGCGCGTTGCCGAAAGGCCAGTGGGAAGCGTCGCGCTGCCTGGGGCTGACCTTCGGCCAGACCCTGTTTCGCGTCGTTGCCCCGCAGGCGCTGCGCATCGGCATCGCGCCGACGGTCGGTTTTGCTGTGCAGGTGATCAAAGGCACCGCGCTGGCGTCGATTATCGGCTTTATCGAGCTGACCAAGGCCGGGACCATGCTGACCAACGTGACCTATCAGCCGTTTAAGGTCTTTGCGCTGGTGGCGCTGGGCTACTTTATTCTGTGTTATCCGCTGTCGCGCTACAGCCGCTATCTGGAGACGAAATTCAATGCCTCTCATCACCATTAA
- a CDS encoding amino acid ABC transporter ATP-binding protein, translated as MPLITINQVQKYYGDNHVLKGVDLDIDMGQVISIIGRSGSGKSTLLRCINGLEGYQDGSIKLGGMTVTDRDSQAREISRSVGMVFQSFNLFPHMTALENVMLAPRRVLKKSAAECRALAQQMLEKVGLGDRLDYYPSSLSGGQQQRVAIARALAMSPKVLLCDEITSALDPELVGEVLKVLEQLAAEGMTLILVTHEMNFAREVGDRVVFMHQGKVWEQGDSKTLFANPQTTELKQFISSVRGLN; from the coding sequence ATGCCTCTCATCACCATTAATCAGGTGCAGAAGTACTACGGCGATAACCACGTGCTCAAGGGTGTCGATCTGGATATCGACATGGGCCAGGTGATCTCCATTATCGGGCGCAGCGGATCGGGCAAAAGCACGCTGCTGCGCTGCATCAACGGCCTGGAAGGGTATCAGGACGGCAGCATCAAGCTTGGCGGCATGACCGTTACCGACCGGGATTCCCAGGCGCGCGAAATCAGCCGCTCGGTCGGGATGGTGTTCCAGAGCTTCAACCTGTTTCCGCACATGACGGCGCTGGAGAACGTGATGCTCGCCCCGCGTCGGGTGCTGAAGAAAAGCGCAGCCGAATGCCGGGCGCTGGCGCAGCAGATGCTGGAGAAAGTGGGCTTAGGCGATCGCCTGGATTACTACCCGTCGAGCCTCTCCGGCGGCCAGCAGCAGCGCGTGGCGATTGCCCGGGCGCTGGCGATGTCCCCTAAGGTTTTACTCTGCGACGAGATCACCTCCGCGCTCGACCCGGAGCTGGTGGGCGAAGTGCTCAAGGTGCTGGAGCAGCTGGCGGCCGAGGGGATGACGCTCATACTGGTTACCCATGAAATGAATTTTGCCCGCGAAGTGGGCGACCGCGTGGTGTTTATGCACCAGGGGAAAGTCTGGGAACAGGGCGACAGCAAAACGCTGTTCGCCAACCCGCAGACCACGGAACTGAAGCAGTTCATCTCCTCCGTGCGCGGCCTCAACTGA
- a CDS encoding pyridoxal-phosphate-dependent aminotransferase family protein: MDIARFPQINPPQRLLMGPGPINADPRVLRAMSSQLIGQYDPAMTHYMNEVMALYRGVFRTENRWTMLVDGTSRAGIEAILVSAIRPGDKVLVPVFGRFGHLLCEIARRCRAEVHTIEVPWGEVFIPDQVEDAIKRIRPRLLLTVQGDTSTTMLQPLAELGDICRRHDVLFYTDATASLGGNALETDAWGLDAVSAGMQKCLGGPSGTSPITLSPRMEEAIRRRKCVEEGIRTDAHRDGDDEMIYSNYFDLGMVMDYWGPERLNHHTEATTALFGARECARLILQEGLDNGIARHRLHGDALLKGIQAMGLETFGDLKHKMNNVLGVVIPQGVNGDQVRKLMLEDFGIEIGTSFGPLHGKVWRIGTMGYNARKDCVMTTLSALESVLNYLKFTTTQGAAMQAAWDHYRRETPQ; encoded by the coding sequence ATGGATATCGCACGCTTTCCGCAAATCAACCCGCCTCAGCGCCTGCTGATGGGACCGGGCCCGATCAACGCCGACCCGCGCGTGCTGCGCGCCATGTCGAGCCAGCTGATCGGCCAGTACGATCCGGCCATGACCCACTACATGAACGAGGTGATGGCGCTCTATCGCGGGGTGTTCCGCACCGAAAACCGCTGGACGATGCTGGTAGACGGCACCTCCCGCGCGGGGATTGAGGCGATTCTGGTCTCCGCCATCCGCCCGGGAGATAAGGTGCTGGTGCCGGTCTTTGGCCGCTTCGGCCACCTGCTGTGCGAAATTGCCCGCCGCTGCCGCGCGGAGGTGCATACCATCGAGGTGCCGTGGGGCGAGGTATTCATCCCGGACCAGGTCGAGGATGCGATTAAGCGTATTCGTCCGCGCCTGCTGCTGACCGTGCAGGGCGACACCTCCACCACCATGCTCCAGCCGCTCGCCGAGCTCGGTGACATCTGCCGCCGCCACGACGTGTTGTTTTATACCGATGCCACCGCGTCGCTCGGCGGTAACGCGCTGGAGACCGACGCCTGGGGGCTGGATGCGGTCTCGGCCGGGATGCAGAAATGCCTCGGCGGCCCGTCGGGCACCTCGCCGATCACCCTGAGCCCGCGTATGGAGGAGGCGATCCGCCGCCGCAAATGCGTTGAGGAGGGCATTCGCACTGACGCCCATCGCGACGGCGACGACGAGATGATCTACTCCAACTACTTCGATCTCGGCATGGTGATGGACTACTGGGGACCGGAGCGGCTGAACCACCACACCGAAGCGACCACCGCGCTGTTTGGCGCCCGCGAATGCGCGCGGCTGATCCTGCAGGAAGGGCTGGATAACGGCATCGCCCGCCACAGGCTGCACGGCGATGCGCTGCTGAAGGGCATTCAGGCGATGGGGCTGGAGACCTTCGGCGATCTGAAGCACAAGATGAACAACGTGCTGGGCGTGGTCATTCCGCAGGGCGTCAACGGCGACCAGGTGCGTAAGCTGATGCTGGAGGATTTCGGGATTGAAATCGGCACCTCGTTTGGCCCGCTGCACGGCAAAGTGTGGCGCATTGGCACCATGGGCTACAACGCGCGCAAAGACTGCGTGATGACCACCCTGAGCGCGCTGGAGTCGGTGCTGAACTACCTGAAATTCACCACCACCCAGGGCGCCGCCATGCAGGCAGCGTGGGACCACTATCGCCGAGAGACGCCGCAATGA
- the hpxK gene encoding allantoate amidohydrolase codes for MSPAAERVMARADALAAISETPDALTRVYLSTQHLQANQLVGEWMRQAGMTVWQDSVGNICGRYEGAQEGAQAVLLGSHLDTVRNAGRYDGMLGVLTAIEVVDSLHQQGLHLAQAIEIVGFGDEEGTRFGITLLGSRGITGTWPQGWLETCDASGISVAQAMVQAGLDPARVALAARRQADFSACLELHIEQGPCLEQEGLALGVVEAINGARRLNCRFTGEAGHAGTVPMAHRKDALAAAAEWMVLIENTTRQQGGNRVATVGELRCLPGAVNVIPGEVALSLDIRGPQDAPLDALLAELLAQAETIAARRGLSFSAEEFYRIAATPCDARLQALLGQAVESVQGRSLSLPSGAGHDTIALAERWPVGMLFVRCKGGISHHPAESVMAEDVALAIEAFKGAVERLAS; via the coding sequence ATGAGCCCGGCGGCAGAACGGGTGATGGCGCGCGCCGATGCGCTGGCCGCCATCAGCGAAACCCCGGACGCGCTGACAAGGGTTTACCTCTCTACGCAGCATCTGCAGGCCAACCAGCTGGTCGGAGAGTGGATGCGCCAGGCGGGCATGACCGTCTGGCAGGACAGCGTGGGCAATATTTGTGGGCGCTATGAGGGTGCACAGGAAGGGGCGCAGGCGGTGCTGCTCGGTTCGCATCTTGATACCGTACGCAATGCGGGGCGCTACGACGGCATGCTTGGGGTGCTCACCGCCATCGAAGTGGTGGACAGCCTGCACCAACAGGGGCTGCATCTGGCCCAGGCCATTGAGATTGTCGGCTTTGGTGACGAAGAGGGAACCCGTTTTGGGATCACCCTGTTAGGCAGCCGGGGCATAACGGGCACCTGGCCGCAGGGCTGGCTGGAGACGTGTGATGCCAGCGGCATCAGCGTGGCGCAGGCGATGGTGCAGGCGGGGCTCGATCCCGCCCGCGTGGCGCTTGCGGCACGCCGTCAGGCCGATTTCAGCGCCTGTCTGGAACTGCATATCGAACAGGGCCCGTGTCTGGAGCAGGAAGGCCTGGCGCTGGGCGTGGTGGAAGCCATCAACGGCGCGCGCCGCCTAAACTGCCGCTTCACCGGCGAGGCCGGGCACGCGGGTACCGTACCGATGGCTCACCGTAAGGATGCCCTGGCCGCAGCCGCCGAATGGATGGTGCTGATCGAAAACACCACGCGACAGCAGGGCGGTAATCGGGTGGCGACGGTCGGGGAACTGCGCTGCCTGCCCGGTGCGGTCAACGTTATTCCGGGCGAGGTTGCGCTCTCTCTGGATATTCGCGGCCCGCAGGATGCCCCGCTTGACGCGTTGCTCGCGGAGCTGCTGGCGCAGGCGGAAACCATTGCCGCTCGTCGCGGGCTGAGCTTCAGCGCCGAGGAGTTTTACCGTATCGCCGCCACGCCGTGCGATGCGCGTTTGCAGGCGCTGCTGGGACAGGCCGTTGAATCGGTGCAGGGGCGCTCTTTATCGCTGCCGAGCGGTGCCGGGCACGACACCATCGCGCTGGCAGAACGCTGGCCGGTGGGCATGTTGTTTGTGCGCTGCAAAGGGGGCATCAGCCACCATCCGGCGGAATCGGTGATGGCTGAAGAT